The window GGCCAGCGGGATCTCGTGCGTGATCAAGGCGAGCCGCTCGCGGTCGAGTTCCTGCGACAGCCGCTGCCAGGCGCTCAGCCGATCGGCGCGCGGCGCCATGACCGAATCGACGCCGACCAGCGTTACGCCGCGCAGGATGAAGGGCGCCACCGTGCCAGGCATGTCCATGCCCTGCGCCAGGCCACAGGCCGTGACCACGCCGCCATAGCGGGTGGTGGCGCAAGCATTCACCAGTGTGTGGCTGCCTACCGAATCCACCACGCCGGCCCAACGCTCCTTGCCCAGCGGCTTGCCTGGAGAAGAAAGCATGGCGCGGTCGACCACTTCCGCTGCGCCGATGCGCTTCAGGTAGTCCGACTCGGCAGCGCGGCCGGTGGATGCGACCACGCGGAAGCCCCGGCCCGCAAGCAGGCTGATCGCCACGCTGCCGACGCCGCCCGAGGCGCCGGTCACGAGGATCTCGCCATCGTCCGGGCGCACCCTTTGGCGCTCCAGCGCCTGCACGCAGAGCATGGCCGTGTAGCCTGCAGTGCCCACCGCCATGGCGGTGCGCGTGTCGAGCCGTTCAGGCAGCGGTACCAGCCATTCGCTCTTGAGGCGCGCGCGCTCGGCCAGGCAGCCCCAGTGCTGCTCGCCGGCACCCCACCCGTTGAGGATGACCCGGTCGCCAGCGGTGAACTCGGGATGACGGCTGTGTTCGACGACGCCTGCACCGTCGATTCCGGGCACCATCGGCCACTGGCGTACCACCGGGCCGCGGTTCGCGATTGCCAGCGCGTCCTTGTAGTTGAGCGACGAGTATTCGACCCGCAGCGTTACATCGAGATCGGGCAATGCCGAGTCGTCGAGGTTGCGCAGCGAAGCATCGAACCGCTCCTCGCGACGCTCCAGCAATATGGCCTTGAACACGCCCATTCCAGTCCTTCTTGGTTGTCGATGAGCGCAAATCTATCGACCGCCAATGCGCGGAGCAAGAATGAAAATCGTCCATTTGCGTTCGCATTATTCGAACGCACGGGGAAACCCTCCCCCACGGTTCCGCCCGGGGCGTCGTCTCAGAGCTTGTGCCGCAGCGCGTTGCGGATCTCTTCGATCAGCGACAGGCTCGCCACCGAAAGATGGCGGCCTGCGCGCGTGCAGCACACGAGCTTTTGCGGCTTGATGCGCGAGTCGCGGATGGGCACGAAGGCTGCATCAGGGTGGTTGGGATCGCGCCCGAAGATGTACTGCGTGAGGATCGCGACCCCCACGCCTGCGGAGGCAGCGCTGCGCATCAGCTCGTAGGAGTTGGTGGTGAGCACCGCGCGCGGCTTCATGCCAACGCGCGCGAACATCTGGTCAAGCGTGGCACGCAGCGCCAGGCTGTTGTCGGGCAGCACCAGTTCGTAGGCCGCGCAGTCGGTCAGCCGCACCCAGCTGCGCTCGGCCAGGGGGTGCTTGCGCGGCACCATCACGCAGGAGCCCACGTCGCGCTTGGCCAGAATGGTCAGGCCCGCATGCGCGGGCGTGTTGTAGCCCAGCGCGAAATCGATCTCGTCGCCGAGCGTCAGCTCCACCAGCCGCGGCGAGCTCGCGACCGTGACCTCGTAGTTCACGCCCGGGTATTTCTTGTGAAAGGCGGCCAGCATCTGCGGCAGCAGTTCGCGTGAGAAGCCTTCGTTCACGCCGAAGTTGATCGTGCCGCGCTGCAGCCCACGCAAAGCATCGACTTCGGTGCGGGCCGTTGCGATCTCGCCCATGGCGCGCTTCACGTGATGGATGAAGACCTCGCCGGCCGAGGTGAGCTTGAGCCCGCCGCGCCCGCGGCCGCGCTCGAAAAGCATGGCGCCGATCTCCTCTTCGAGATTCTTCACCTGCCGGTTGATGG is drawn from Variovorax sp. PBS-H4 and contains these coding sequences:
- the acuI gene encoding acrylyl-CoA reductase (NADPH), whose translation is MGVFKAILLERREERFDASLRNLDDSALPDLDVTLRVEYSSLNYKDALAIANRGPVVRQWPMVPGIDGAGVVEHSRHPEFTAGDRVILNGWGAGEQHWGCLAERARLKSEWLVPLPERLDTRTAMAVGTAGYTAMLCVQALERQRVRPDDGEILVTGASGGVGSVAISLLAGRGFRVVASTGRAAESDYLKRIGAAEVVDRAMLSSPGKPLGKERWAGVVDSVGSHTLVNACATTRYGGVVTACGLAQGMDMPGTVAPFILRGVTLVGVDSVMAPRADRLSAWQRLSQELDRERLALITHEIPLAATLDAAPALLAGSVRGRTVVNVRA
- a CDS encoding LysR family transcriptional regulator: MSRDPGLHLKNPTSLRYFYEVAQAGSFRRAAERTHVAASAINRQVKNLEEEIGAMLFERGRGRGGLKLTSAGEVFIHHVKRAMGEIATARTEVDALRGLQRGTINFGVNEGFSRELLPQMLAAFHKKYPGVNYEVTVASSPRLVELTLGDEIDFALGYNTPAHAGLTILAKRDVGSCVMVPRKHPLAERSWVRLTDCAAYELVLPDNSLALRATLDQMFARVGMKPRAVLTTNSYELMRSAASAGVGVAILTQYIFGRDPNHPDAAFVPIRDSRIKPQKLVCCTRAGRHLSVASLSLIEEIRNALRHKL